One window of Arvicola amphibius chromosome 6, mArvAmp1.2, whole genome shotgun sequence genomic DNA carries:
- the Fam50b gene encoding protein FAM50B, whose protein sequence is MAQYKGTMREAGRAMHLIKKREKQKEQMEVLKQRIAEETIMKSKVDKKFSAHYDAVEAELKSSTVGLVTLNDMKAKQEALLREREMQLAKREQQEQRRLQLEMLREKERRRERKRKISNLSFTLDEEDDQEDGRWAEGTEAHSGGAKKNLGKNPDVDTSFLPDREREEEENRLREELRQEWEAKREKVKGEEVEITFSYWDGSGHRRTVRMRKGNTVQQFLKRALQGLRRDFRELRAVGVEQLMYVKEDLILPHYHTFYDFIVAKARGKSGPLFSFDVHDDVRLLSDATMEKDESHAGKVVLRSWYEKNKHIFPASRWEPYDPEKKWDRYTIR, encoded by the coding sequence ATGGCACAGTACAAGGGCACCATGCGGGAGGCCGGCCGGGCCATGCACCTGATCAAGAAgcgggagaagcagaaggaacagatGGAGGTGCTGAAGCAGCGCATCGCAGAGGAGACCATCATGAAATCCAAGGTGGACAAGAAGTTCTCGGCACACTACGATGCTGTGGAGGCCGAGCTGAAGTCCAGCACGGTGGGCCTGGTGACTCTGAATGACATGAAGGCCAAGCAGGAAGCCCTGCTGAGGGAGCGGGAGATGCAACTGGCCAAGcgggagcagcaggagcagcgcCGGCTACAGCTGGAGATGCTGCGCGAGAAGGAGCGTCGGCGGGAGCGCAAGAGGAAGATCTCCAACCTGTCCTTTACTCTAGATGAGGAAGATGACCAAGAGGATGGCCGCTGGGCGGAGGGCACTGAGGCCCACAGTGGTGGGGCCAAGAAGAACTTGGGCAAGAACCCCGATGTGGATACCAGCTTCCTGCCCGACCGTGAGCGCGAGGAGGAGGAGAACCGGCTGCGggaggaactgaggcaggaatgggaggCGAAGCGCGAGAAAGTGAAGGGCGAGGAGGTGGAGATCACTTTCAGCTACTGGGATGGTTCCGGCCACCGGCGCACGGTGCGCATGCGCAAGGGCAACACTGTGCAGCAGTTCCTGAAGAGGGCGCTGCAGGGGCTGCGCAGGGACTTCCGGGAGCTGCGCGCGGTGGGCGTGGAGCAGCTCATGTACGTCAAGGAGGACCTCATCCTGCCACACTACCACACCTTCTACGATTTCATTGTGGCCAAGGCGCGGGGCAAGAGCGGGCCACTCTTCAGCTTCGACGTGCACGACGATGTGCGACTGCTGAGCGATGCCACGATGGAGAAAGATGAGTCGCACGCGGGCAAGGTGGTGCTGCGCAGCTGGTACGAGAAGAACAAACACATCTTCCCCGCCAGCCGCTGGGAGCCCTACGATCCCGAGAAGAAATGGGACAGGTACACCATCCGGTGA